In Panthera tigris isolate Pti1 chromosome D2, P.tigris_Pti1_mat1.1, whole genome shotgun sequence, one DNA window encodes the following:
- the LOC102961090 gene encoding olfactory receptor 6C75-like, giving the protein MCCIIKRLRPAGMMLWKEMPMEMGNGTTVQEFTLEGFPAIQHLGKVLFLVHLLAYLASITGNAVIVTITCADSRLQTPMYFFLSIFSFFECCFISAVIPKLLVIFLLGRRTISFLACFIQAFVFVYLGAAGFLLIAVMSVDRYMAICKPLHYPTIMNLKTCFLLVTACCVLAFLLITGPLVKVSQLSFCGPHVIPHFFCDLDPLIHLSCSNTRSVEMLAFVIALLILLTSLIITIIAYSNIVVTIVRLPSAKERQKAFSTCSSHLIVLSLMYGSCVFIYVKPKQRNRLNSNREAALVNTVVTPLLNPVIYTLRNKQVQQALKETMCRLKISR; this is encoded by the exons ATGTGCTGCATTATTAAAAG GTTAAGACCAGCAGGGATGATGCTGTGGAAAGAGATGCCCATGGAAATGGGGAACGGGACCACTGTCCAAGAATTCACCTTGGAGGGGTTTCCTGCCATCCAACACCTGGGAAAGGTCCTCTTCCTGGTGCACCTGCTGGCCTACCTGGCATCCATTACAGGCAATGCTGTCATAGTCACCATCACCTGTGCTGACTCCCGGCTCCAGACACCTATGTACTTTTTCCTcagcattttctccttctttgagTGTTGTTTCATAAGTGCTGTTATTCCTAAGTTGCTGGTCATCTTTCTTTTAGGCCGCCGAACCATTTCCTTTCTTGCCTGTTTCATACAAGCCTTTGTGTTTGTCTATCTGGGAGCAGCAGGTTTCCTCCTCATAGCAGTGATGTCTGTGGATCGGTACATGGCCATTTGCAAGCCTCTGCATTACCCAACCATCATGAACCTCAAGACTTGCTTCCTCTTGGTCACTGCCTGCTGTGTTTTGGCCTTCCTTCTCATCACTGGTCCACTAGTAAAGGTTTCCCAGTTATCGTTCTGTGGCCCCCATGTCATTCCCCACTTCTTCTGTGACCTTGATCCTTTGATTCATCTCTCCTGTTCTAATACCAGGTCTGTTGAAATGTTGGCCTTTGTCATCGCTTTGTTGATCCTTTTGACATCGCTTATCATAACCATCATTGCATACAGCAACATAGTAGTCACAATTGTGCGACTCCCATCAGCCAAGGAGCGACAGAAAGCTTTCTCCACCTGCTCCTCTCACCTCATTGTCCTCTCTCTGATGTATGGCAGCTGTGTCTTTATATACGTGAAACCAAAGCAAAGGAACAGGCTGAACTCCAACAGGGAGGCTGCCCTTGTGAACACGGTGGTAACGCCACTGCTCAACCCTGTCATCTACACTCTGCGCAATAAGCAGGTACAGCAGGCTCTGAAGGAGACAATGTGCAGATTGAAAATatcaagatga